One genomic window of Candidatus Pseudobacter hemicellulosilyticus includes the following:
- a CDS encoding pseudouridine synthase: MLRYFIIYKPFEVLSQFSPEAGKQTLKDHFKVPPDVYPVGRLDFDSEGLLLLTNDKQINHRLLNPSFAHEREYLVQVDGAITAEAIRQLETGVTISVDGKPWPTRPGKVILYEQAPVVPERYPPVRYRKLIPTSWISLALTEGKNRQVRKMTARTGFPTLRLIRIRIGQLTLADMQPGEMMELKREFVYQALFDH; encoded by the coding sequence ATGCTTCGTTACTTTATCATCTACAAACCGTTTGAAGTGCTTTCGCAATTTTCACCGGAAGCAGGTAAACAAACTTTAAAGGATCACTTCAAAGTGCCGCCAGACGTGTATCCTGTGGGACGCCTTGATTTTGACAGTGAAGGTTTACTGTTACTCACCAATGATAAACAGATCAATCACCGACTGCTTAATCCATCCTTTGCACACGAAAGAGAATACCTGGTACAGGTAGATGGCGCCATTACCGCCGAGGCGATCCGGCAACTGGAAACGGGCGTCACTATCAGCGTTGATGGCAAACCCTGGCCTACCCGTCCGGGTAAAGTGATCCTTTATGAACAGGCGCCGGTTGTTCCGGAAAGATATCCACCGGTCCGGTACCGCAAACTGATCCCCACCAGCTGGATCAGCCTGGCGCTCACCGAAGGAAAGAACAGGCAGGTCCGTAAGATGACAGCCAGAACAGGATTCCCCACCCTTCGCCTGATCCGGATACGCATTGGCCAGCTCACCCTCGCGGACATGCAACCCGGTGAAATGATGGAACTGAAAAGGGAATTTGTTTACCAGGCCCTTTTCGATCACTGA